The following are encoded in a window of Cygnus olor isolate bCygOlo1 chromosome 21, bCygOlo1.pri.v2, whole genome shotgun sequence genomic DNA:
- the C21H1orf167 gene encoding uncharacterized protein C1orf167 homolog, giving the protein MGIRGSLPLEPSSPPGSGSLCFAPDDSASSTLSTGEQLAGAKNSAAQARLKWSIPFAKGWSLDAVARDLSHAEPISVSHGCGCVDSSMWRTKLSGDIWPERLSAEVGSGRLVDTKAHSSNNCSPHFRCQSQAKSTPEETGGLCVHTKIHSSEKALKETSGGAFACPIPWKKDLPVSPYPEGLQVSLETCFEGAQMNVGVAVYGTPREVCLRVASPSGDQEFRPIQQLSIRSAEVNNCEPPVESSKVLEEVCDSTSQAARRMTVVGNSQSSPSSIQVEKGFGEYSDIECGNVSREGRRNKCSYQSSWRNWEADANLDCSEDPLVEKNVQEPEYCEEGNQAQEIASREVSENSCWSLKVHEQSFQQLHDRLIVSRYFQAWRDHILWKRAAATQLYRRRLLQKGLGAFQWAVHLRRMQLEVAQQRHASALLAASFRKWNEAVAKRGKKQAPQPAPYSYTQSSSVGCSGLGRLATMTTSAQHQLTAAYLKEAEQACRVESELWTQLHRRQGDEFCWRAQAIRDMRRLAAFRLWCLQKELLSKEEARLLEARALLEKKRLRNIFQLWRSQCLEMKKILQLTTCIQRNLVSRCFSVWKETVEQKALYRCNLAHLRVESLGKYFQQWVQMLQIRESNKQVMVNFFLLRRRQHYGPAVSSVADKTVTERYDSQPRWTAGRWFPEKTGYSLDDLCLKVKLQRAYLLWKARLYEHHRADSFTQALEQYRLRKALKVWHQKFLMLKTIEPSPKHSHGTVCEEPLALLFCEDLSTSSGFHSSAPATLTSQSSLEKEYSFSDSSQQSCSSIVTAEDVTRVPCYSSFLQLHQRPELPAELDGELYLQASFPSRSSGSRENWFVGGQFQSLALQNPDSNVQPLIGNSAWKEDCNSERDVKSCWHQAEKSCVQRVFLRWHHWAAENQKQKAAAALKHQVHCCQMAFSLWKKRLVQKVEADQRFRCHIQQMTADALWCWHSYCQRNCAMRELQQRWVQHSHQKKKRLILQTWYCQTRQLKNAALFWERLLLRRCLIIWVQVTAYRLRQHEALSFFKRVREHHLLIASFAEWRVKFLTAKQQVLREERNHEWQGRSQAKACHRWRLASRGRQAFRLGSVAAVKQACNYWTKTAAFSQCSRQCSTLIGARKSRKMSLSWSLKRRGCREKASALASFFGLFPSAVHRWLVIYRNQTRAERLLLPQLLERHGLVGPIPAHAGIQENKAEVDSEKRDEKRLGRKYLRWWHRTVMLRRCQRGRRLRCLARGWHQWKEASRAVMLAQVLDQQRLMEKAWRAWRRRYLQSCVVQNFLEVEARSLLSQAFGRWRQLTAFQLKDKGHR; this is encoded by the exons atggGAATACGGGGCTCCCTTCCTTTGGAGCCCAGCTCTCCTCCAGGCAGTGGCAGTTTGTGCTTTGCTCCTGATGATTCAGCTTCTAGTACCCTGAGCACAGGAGAGCAGCTAGCTGGAGCGAAAAACAGTGCTGCTCAGGCAAGGTTGAAATGGAGCATCCCATTTGCCAAAGGCTGGAGCCTTGATGCAGTGGCAAGGGACTTGAGTCATGCTGAACCTATCTCTGTCTCTCATGGATGTGGGTGTGTTGACTCCAGCATGTGGAGAACAAAACTTTCAGGTGACATCTGGCCAGAAAGACTGTCTGCTGAGGTGGGCTCTGGCAGGCTTGTGGATACAAAAGCACATTCCTCCAACAACTGCTCCCCTCACTTCAGATGCCAGTCCCAGGCAAAGTCAACTCCAGAAGAAACTGGTGGTCTTTGTGTTCATACAAAAATTCATTCTTCTGAAAAGGCTCTTAAAGAGACATCTGGTGGGGCATTCGCATGTCCTATACCTTGGAAAAAAGATCTTCCAGTCAGCCCGTATCCTGAGGGTCTGCAGGTGTCACTGGAAACGTGTTTTGAGGGAGCTCAGATGAATGTTGGTGTAGCCGTGTATGGGACTCCAAGGGAAGTGTGTTTAAGAGTCGCTTCTCCTTCTGGAGATCAAGAGTTTAGACCAATACAGCAGCTTAGTATTAGATCTGCAGAAGTCAACAATTGTGAACCTCCTGTTGAGTCCAGCAAAGTGTTAGAAGAGGTTTGTGACTCTACATCACAAGCAGCCAGGAGAATGACAGTGGTGGGCAACAGCCAGTCCAGCCCTTCCAGTATTCAGGTTGAAAAAGGCTTTGGTGAATATTCTGACATAGAATGTGGGAATGtgagcagagaaggaaggagaaacaaatgCTCCTAccaaagcagctggaggaaTTGGGAAGCTGATGCCAATCTTGACTGCTCTGAAGATCCTTTGGTGGAGAAGAATGTCCAAGAACCAGAGTACTGTGAAGAAGGGAACCAGGCACAGGAAATTGCCTCCAGAGAG GTGTCAGAGAACAGCTGCTGGTCTTTGAAGGTGCATGAGCAAAG TTTCCAGCAGTTACATGACAGACTAATAGTAAGTAGGTATTTCCAAGCCTGGAGGGACCACATCCTCTGGAAGAGGGCTGCAGCCACACAGCTTTACAGGCGCCGACTGCTTCAGAAGGGCCTTGGGGCCTTTCAGTGGGCTGTGCACCTGAGGAGGATGCAGCTGGAGGTAGCCCAGCAGAGACATGCCTCGGCTCTGCTAGCTGCCAGCTTCCGCAAG TGGAATGAAGCTGTAGCGAAAAGGGGCAAGAAGCAAGCTCCACAGCCTGCGCCATATTCTTATACCCAAAGTTCATCAGTGGGTTGTTCTGGATTAGGAAGATTAGCAACTATGACAACctcagctcagcaccagcttACAGCAGCATACTTGAAGGAAGCTGAGCAGGCTTGTAG GGTGGAGAGTGAACTCTGGACGCAGCTTCATCGTAGGCAGGGAGATGAGTTCTGTTGGAGAGCTCAAGCAATCAGAGACATGAGACGTCTGGCTG CTTTCAGACTGTGGTgcctgcagaaggagctgctgagcaAAGAGGAAGCCAGGCTCCTGGAAGCACGTGCCCTGCTGGAAAAGAAGCGGCTACGAAACATTTTCCAGTTGTGGCGGTCCCAATgcttagaaatgaaaaagattttacaACTGACAACTTGTATCCAAAGAAACTTAGTCTCCCG GTGCTTCAGTGTGTGGAAGGAGACTGTTGAGCAGAAAGCACTTTACAGGTGCAACCTGGCCCATCTCAGAGTAGAATCACTGGGGAAATACTTCCAGCAGTGGGTTCAGATGCTGCAGATCAGAGAAAGCAATAAGCAGGTGATGGTGAACTTCTTCCTTCTGAGACGGAGGCAACATTATG GACCAGCTGTAAGCTCAGTAGCTGATAAGACTGTGACAGAGAGGTATGACAGTCAGCCACGGTGGACGGCAGGGAGATGGTTTCCTGAGAAAACAGGCTACTCTCTCGATGACTTGTGCCTGAAGGTGAAACTGCAGAGAGCGTATCTGCTGTGGAAAGCAAGGCTTTACGAGCACCACAGAGCTGA TTCTTTCACTCAGGCTCTGGAGCAGTATAGACTCAGAAAAGCTCTGAAAGTATGGCATCAAAAGTTTCTCATGCTGAAGACAATTGAACCAAGTCCTAAGCACTCTCATGGGACTGTCTGTGAAGAACCTCTTGCCTTGCTGTTTTGTGAGGACCTCTCAACATCTTCTGGCTTCCACAGCAGCGCTCCAGCTACTCTCACTTCTCAAAGCTCACTGGAAAAG GAATACAGCTTTAgtgacagcagccagcagagctgctcttccaTTGTGACTGCTGAAGATGTGACACGTGTGCCATGTTACAGTTCTTTTCTGCAACTGCACCAGCGTCCAGAGCTGCCAGCTGAGCTCGATGGGGAGTTGTACTTGCAGGCCTCTTTCCCTTCACGAAGTAGTGGATCTAG AGAAAACTGGTTTGTGGGAGGTCAGTTCCAGTCTTTGGCACTGCAGAATCCAGACAGTAATGTCCAGCCGCTCATCGGTAACTCTGCGTGGAAAGAG GACTGCAATTCTGAGAGGGATGTGAAGAGCTGCTGGCACCAAGCAGAGAAATCCTGCGTGCAGAG AGTCTTTCTCAGGTGGCACCACTGGGCTGCggaaaaccagaaacaaaaagcagcagcagcccttaAACATCAAGTTCATTGCTGCCAGATGGCGTTCAGCCTGTGGAAGAAGAGACTGGTCCAGAAAGTGGAAGCTGACCAGAGATTCAGGTGTCACATCCAGCAGATGACTGCTGATGCTCTGTGGTGTTGGCATTCCTACTGTCAAA GGAATTGTGCTATGAGAGAGCTGCAGCAACGATGGGTTCAGCACAGCCACCAGAAGAAGAAGAGGTTGATCCTGCAGACGTGGTATTGCCAAACAAGGCAactgaaaaatgctgctttattcTGGGAGCGTCTTCTCCTGCGCAG GTGCCTAATCATCTGGGTCCAGGTCACTGCCTATAGACTGAGGCAGCATGAAGCCCTCTCTTTTTTCAAAAGAGTCAGAGAGCACCATCTCCTAATAGCAAGCTTTGCTGAGTGGAGGGTGAAATTCTTGACAGCTAAACAGCAGGTGctgagagaggagagaaacCACGAGTGGCAGGGACGCTCTCAGGCTAAAGCCTGTCACCGTTGGCGACTGGCCTCGAGGGGACGGCAAGCCTTTCGCCTAGGGTCTGTGGCTGCTGTGAAACAG GCCTGCAACTACTGGacaaaaacagctgctttttcccAGTGCTCACGGCAATGCAGTACCCTGATAGGTGCAAGGAAGAGCAGGAAGATGTCTCTGTCTTGGTCCCTAA aAAGGAGAGGGTGCAGAGAAAAGGCTTCAGCACTAGCTTCCTTCTTTGGGCTTTTTCCCAGTGCTGTTCACCGTTGGCTGGTGATCTACAGAAACCAAACAAGAGCTGAaaggctgctgctccctcagctgctAGAAAGACATGGCTTGGTAGGACCTATTCCTGCACATGCCGGGATCCAGGAGAATAAAGCAGAGGTGGACTCTGAGAAGCGGGATGAGAAGAGGCTTGG GAGGAAGTATCTGAGGTGGTGGCATCGCACAGTGATGCTGCGCCGGTGCCAGCGTGGCAGGAGGCTGCGCTGTCTGGCAAGGGGGTGGCATCAATGGAAAGAAGCCAGCAGGGCGGTGATGCTGGCACAAGTGTTG GACCAGCAGCGGCTGATGGAAAAAGCCTGGAGGGCGTGGAGACGACGATACTTacaaagctgtgtggtgcagaaCTTCTTGGAAGTAGAAGCCAGGAGCTTACTGTCCCAG GCCTTTGGAAGGTGGCGCCAGCTAACAGCATTCCAGCTCAAGGACAAAGGACACCGCTGA